The following is a genomic window from Candidatus Margulisiibacteriota bacterium.
CTTTATCGAATTGTTTCACTGGTATTGGAGAAGGCGTACATTCCCACAATGTCAATGTAACTATTCTTGAAAGCGGCTTGCACACGCATATTATCTCCGGTGGCAGTATTTCCGGCACTGTGGACAGTGCTGGTTCTGGCACGGCGTTCGACAATAGGCCAAGTTATTACACGCTGATCTATATTATCAAAGTGACTGAAGCTGGGAGTTCGGCATAAAACAATAATGCTGCTGCTCAACGCTTCACCGTCCAGCCCAGACTTTCCTGCTGTAGCTTGTACAGGCGCGCGAAGAGTTTGTTTTTGGCCAACAGTTCAGAGGCAGAGCCTGCTTCCACTAATCTACCATTGTCGAACACTGCTATTTTATCCGCGCCTAGCACAGTGCGCAGCCTGTGCGCGATGACAATGACCGTTCGGCCTTTGACCAATTCCGAAATGGCCGCCTGGATCTGTGTTTCGTTCTCCGGATCCAGACTGGCGGTGGCTTCGTCCAGCAGGACGATCGGCGCGTCTTTCAATAGCGCGCGGGCGATCGAGAGGCGCTGGCGTTCGCCGCCGGAGAGCGTGCAGCCATTCTCGCCGAGAATAGTCGCGTAACCCTGCGGCAGAGCGCGAATAAATTCGTCGCAGCGCGCCATTTTCGCCGCTGCGCGCACCTGAGCGTCCGAAGCGTTCTGTCTGCCGATGCGGATATTGCCCAGCGCCGTGTCGTTAAACAGTATCACATCTTGAAAAACAAAACTCATGTAATTCAATAAACGCTCCGGCTCAATGCCGCGGATATTCTGTCCGCCGATCAGTATCTCGCCCGAACGCACATCCCAGAAACGGGCGATCAGGCGTGCGATCGTGGTCTTGCCGCTGCCGGATGGCCCGACCAGCGCGGTGACGCCGTTCTGCGGGATTTTTAAGTTCACGTTTTTGAGCACATCTTGATTATTGTAAGCAAAGCAAACTTCTTTAAACTCAATATTATAATCCGGCAAAACAATGTCTTCCGCGCCAGTCAGCAGCGGCTCGCGGCGCAGAGCCTGCATCCGCCGCGTGGAAATCAGAAAATAAAAAAGTTCCGGCAGCAGCGTTAGGACAACGATTAGCGGCGAATAGATACGCGCGCTGATGATAATAAAGATCAGCAGTTTAATGACATCCAGGCTGCCGCCGGTCAAAAGCAGCGTGCCGATCAGCGTTACCAGACCAAGCCCCACTTGCAGGATCATCATGGACAGCACAATGCAAGCGCCGCTGATCCATTCAAATTTGAACGCTTCCCGCGCCATGGAGCGCAAAGCCGTTTCCAGCGCTTTAGATTTTTCACCGGACAGACCAAAGGCTTTGATCACCTTGATGCCGTCCAGATATTCTTGCACTTGCTCGGAGACATTTAATTTGGCCTGTACACTGCGTTCACCGAAGACAGTCTGTATTTTCCGCCCGCCCAGAATAAGCCCCAGTGACAGAGGCAGCGCGGCGAATAAAGCCAGAGCCATACGCCAGTCGTACAAAGCTAGCGCGCCGCAGGCCAGCGCCGCCGCAATAATGTCCGCGCTCAAACCGGGCAGAACATGGCTCATGACATGTTCGATAGTGGTGCAGTCGGCCATAATATTGGTGGTCAGTTCGGCCAGATCTTTATGATTGAAAAAACTTAACGGCAGACGGCGGAGATGTTCCGCCACTTCCAGCCGGATTTTTTCTGACTCGCTGTAGGACACCGTGTAAGTCTTATGGTATTCATTGTGGTAGGCGAAAAAATATAAAATACCTGCCGCCAGTCCCGCGCCCAGCAGCAGCCACAGTTTCAAGATATTTAACGGCTCTCCGTTTAGCAGCGGCTCCAGCAAGGTAATGATCGTTTGAATAATTACCGCAAAAGAGAGCAAAAGTAGCAAATTGGTCAAAACGCAGGCCAGCACGCCGCGCCGAAAATCGCGGTATCCGGCGTCCGACAGGCCCAGCAGTTCTTTGATTTTAAACACCGGTCTGCTCCTTTCCTGTGCTGCCAGAGGACAGTGTCCAATCCAACGCGCTGGCAGATTGTTTCCACATTCGGCTGTAAAGCCCCCGCGCGGCGATCAGTGTTTCATGCGTCCCTTCTTCAACTATTTTTCCCCGGTTGAGAGTCAGTATTTTATCCGCGCCGCGCACGGTGGAGAGGCGGTGGGCGATGATGATCACGGTCTTTTTCCGCATTAGTTTTTCCAGAGCCAGCTGTATCTTGTGCTCATTTTCCGGATCGGCAAAAGCTGTGGCCTCGTCCAGCACCAGTATTGGCGCGTTCTTGAGCACAGCCCGCGCCAGCACGAGACGCTGTTTTTCTCCGCCGGACAGATGAATGTTTTGCGCGCCGATCACCGTGGCGTAGCCTTGCGGCAGTTTTTCGATAAACTGGTGGCACTGGGCGGCTTTAGCGGCGGCGATCACTTCCACGCGGGAAGCGTTTTTATTGCCGATCAAAATATTGTCCGCGATGCTCTGCTTGAACAAAAACACGTCCTGAAAAACAAAGCTGACCAGACTCAGCAAATATTCATTGGTCATCTCCCGAATGTCTACGCCGCCGATCTTGACCGCGCCGGACTGCGCGTCGTAAAAGCGGGGGATCAGATGCGCTATCGTGCTTTTGCCGCCACCGGACGGCCCGACCAGCGCGGTTATCTCACCCGGTCTGGCCGTAAAACTGACGCCGGACAAAGCGGCGGAATTGTCGTTGTAAGTGAAAGTGACATTCTCAAAACTTATCGCGTAATTGTTGGTGGTTTGCGGAGACTGCGTTTCCGGCAGCGGCGGGGTGTCCAGGATTTTGTCCAGGCGTTCAATGCCGTCCGCGATCTGCCGCCCGGTCTGCGACACGTACAGGAGCTTGGTAAAAGGCGTGGCCAGCGACACCGAAAATATCAGATAAAACACCGCGGAAAGCGCGAACTGCGGGTAATCCGCCGCGCGCCCGGCCAGCCAGATGATCACCGGCAGCAGAAATATATACACATTGCCGATAATAAGCATAAAAAGCACCATATAATTGCCAAAAGACAGGGTGTAGTCCAGACAAAACCGGCCGTAGTTTTTGATGGTCTCGTAAAATTTGCGGAACGAAAAAATCGTTTGATTAAAAACCTTAACCACCGCGATGCCGCGCACATATTCGACAGCGGCGGTATTCATTTCTTCCAGCGAATCCTGATAACGTTTTATAAATTTTTGCGCGGCTTTGCTGCCAAACGCTTTAGCTTGAATAAAATAAGCCAGCGCGATCGGCGCGAAGCTGGCCAGCCCCAGCCGCCAATCAAACCAAAACAGAACGAGCAGCGCGATAACGGGCATGGCGGAGGAAGCAGCCAGATCGGGCAGTTGATGCGCGATGAATGTCTCCAGCTTCTCAATATTTTCATCCACGATTTTACGTAGCTGGCCGGTGGAGTGGCTGGTGTGAAAACCCAGCGGCAGAGCGGCGATGTGGCGGGCGAAATCCAGCTTGAGCTGATACAGCGTGGTAAATGCGGCGAGATGCGAGCACATCAGCGCGCCGAAATTCAGCGCAATAGCGGCCACCGCGCCTCCTGCCGCCAGCCAGCCAAGTTTTAGCAGATAGGCCGCGTTAAGCGCGCTCAAATCAGCGTAATGCGCCGCCAGTTCCCTAATAATATAGTAGACGGCGATGAACGGCAGGAAAGAAATGACACTGCTAAGCACAGACAGAACACAGGCAGAAATAGTCAGCGCCTTTTTCCGCAGAGCCAGTTCCCATAAACGCGCCAGGCCTGTCCGGCGGGGTTTAGTTTCCGACATGCCAGTACTCCTTTGCGCGGCTATAGAAACGCCAAGGTTAGTTTAGCATAATGATATTGAATGTCAATAGCTAATAATTTTGCTGTCTCCTCTGGACGAAACTTTTAAAATTATACTGTAATTTTCGAGTATGAAAGAAAGTTTTGCGAGCATCAAGTTTTCGCAAGTTGATTTAATTCTTCACTGTCGTCCACAGATGCGCCACGTCGGTCTCCAGCAGGGCTTCCATGAAAGATTTTTGGTCGAGCAGGCCGCAGACATCCTGGCCATTTTCATCCCGCAGGATGTACAGCTCGGAATTCAGCGACTTGATGCTGCCTTTGTAACAACTCTCATCCTTTTTGGTCAGATGCTCGTACATATTCATGTGCCGCATGCCCTGTTGAAATTTCTCGCTCAAAATAACTGTAGTGTTTGTTCTTTTCATAAAGCACCTCATATCTGTATTTGTAAGTCTTTTTCCTTACAGCAGGATATCGCAAGTTCTTTAGAGTTGTTGCAAAATTTTACAGCGAAATAAAATGTTGGATTTCGGCGGCTGGATCAGCGGCCTGGTATATGGCCGAACCGGCGACCAGCACATTGGCGCCCGCCGCAATGGCGGCCGGCGCGGTGGCGCGGTTGATGCCGCCGTCTATCTCTATGTCCACCGGCAGGCTCTGGGCAGTAATGTAAGCGCGGCATTTGGTTATTTCCGGCAGGCAACCGGCGATAAATTTCTGCCCCGCAAAACCAGGCCAAACGGACATGAAAAGCGCCAGATCCAGCTCCGGCAGATACGGCTGGAGCCGCTCAAAGTTTTGGTCAGGGTTGATAGCCAGACCGGCTTTTTTGCCCAGCGCTTTTATTTGCCGCAAAACTTTCACGGGGTCTTGCAGCGTTTCCAAATGCACGCAGATCAAATCGGCGCCCGCCGCGGCAAAAGCTGTCAGATATTTTTCAGGATTTTCGATCATTAAGTGCGCGTCAAAAAAAAGTTTTGTCCGCGGCCGCAGCGCCGCCACGACTGCCGCGCCAAAGGTCAGATTGGGGACAAAATGTCCGTCCATGATGTCGAGATGCAGCCATGGCGCGCCGGCTTTTTCGGCCAGAGCGACATCCTTGCGTAATTCTGCAAAATCCGCGGAGAGAATAGACGGCGCGATTATCACCATAAACGCATTATAAATGTTAAAATCTTTTTATGAAAGGCAGGGGTTTTGTGGACGGCGGCGCGCGGGGCAACCCCGGGCCGGCTGGCGCGGGAGCGGTTTTGCTCGGCGCCAAGCCTCTGACGATCAGCGAATATCTCGGTACGGCCACCAATAATGTCGCGGAATACACGGCGTTGATCCTACTCCTGCGTCAGGCCGCGGAGCTGGGTTACAGTGAGCTGGAGGTTTTTGCCGACAGCGAATTGATGGTACGCCAGATCAACGGCCAGTACAGGGTCAAAGATGAAAAATTGCGCGGTTTGTATTTTCAGGCGGCGGAATTGATCGCCAAACTGCAGAAGTTTTCCCTGACGCATGTGCCGCGCGCGCAGAATAAAGAAGCTGACAAATTAGTAAACGAGGCTATAGACCGTGGTCGCTAGAGTTTTACATTTGCTCAAACAGGATCAGATCGCGCTGTACGTGGCGCTGGCCGCGCGTTTAGCCGCGGTTCTGCCCGCCAAATTTTTTGCGAATTATTTTACCGAAACACAACTAAGCTATGCGCTCTTATTTCTGACTTTCGCGCTGACTGTTTTTGTGCAGATCTTCGCGGCAGACTGCGCGCGGCAGATGGTCGTGCGTAAAAAAATTTTAGTCGGACAGGCTTTGGCGGACAGCGCGAAGCGTTACATCCCGACACTTTTTTTTGGCTTCGTACTGCCGCTGCTTGCGCTGGCTATGCTGGGACTGCTGCTGCTCTCGCTGCTGGGCAGCCAGCTGGCCGCTAAAGGCGCGTTCCTGCTGCTGCCGCTGATTTTCCTGATCGGTCTGTGTGAAACGCTTTTTCCGGCGGTCTATGTTTTGAGCAATATGCCGGTATACCGGATCTATTACCTGCTCGGCAATTACCTGTTTAAAAATTTCCGCCACGCGCTGCAAGTTTTGTTTTTTGTTTTGCTGACCGCGCTGGTTGTCAGTTTGGCTGCCGAGCTTTTGCAAAAATTGCCTTATGCTGAAATTTTGACCGCTCTCCTGGGCGGCTTTCAAGCGGTGTTTGTGGTCTACGGATTGGTCGTTATGTTTCTGGGCAACAATCAAGTGAGCGAGCTGGTCTGATGCTGGAACAAAAACTTGTGCAAAAAACTTTAAAAACCGCGCTGCGGGCCGGGCATCAATTTGCCGAAGTGTTTGCGGAATACAAAACGGCTTTTTCGGCCGGCTTGGACAATGGCCAGCTGGAGCGGATCCGTTCCGGTGTGGACTGCGGCTGCGGTTTCCGCGTCATCAACGGCGCGCAGACTTATTATGGTTTTGTTAATTCTCTGCGCGCGGAAGATATTTTGGCTTTGGCTGAAAGGATCAGCGCGCTGGCCGCGCGGTCCGGCCGTAAAACTTTGGCGGATTTTTCGCGGAAAAATTATCAAACCGCGGCAGACCAAAAGACCGTCGGTGAAAAGATCGAGCTGCTCCGCGCCGCGGAAAAAACCGCGCGCCGGTTTTCTAAAAAAATCTGTCAGGTAACGGCGCGCTTTGGCGAAAGCGAACAAAAGGTTTTCATTGCCAATACCGAGGGTGTTTGGAGCACGGACACGCGAGCGCGCCGGAGATTTTTGGTGCAGTGCGTAGCCAAACAGGGCGGCGATCTGCAGACCGGCTATGAGGCGGCGGGTTTCAGCGGCGGCTGGGGAGATTTTGCTTTGCGGCGCGCGGAAGATTTGGCCGAAATCGCCGCCGCGCGGGCGGTATTGCTGCTTTCCGCGCCTCAGGCGCCGGCTGGCGCCATGCCGGTAGTCTTGAGCGGCGAGGCCGGCGGCACGATGATCCATGAAGCCTGTGGCCATGCTCTGGAAGCGGATTTTATCTATAAAAAAACCTCCATATTTACGGACACACTTGGCGCACAATTGTTCCCAAAATGTGTCACGATAATCGATGACGGCACGCTGGCCGGTCTGTACGGCACGGCGGCTTGTGATGATGAAGGCACGCCGGCGCGGAAAAATATTTTGATCAAGGCCGGCAAAGTCAGCGGATTTATGAATGACCGTCTGCACGCTGGTTTGCTGAAACACCGCTTGTCCGGCAACGGCCGCCGCGAATCGTACCGCTACGCGCCCCTGCCGCGTATGACCAACACTTATCTGGCCGCCGGCGCGGATGACCCCGCGGAGATTATCCGCTCGGTGGAGAAAGGCCTTTTTGTCAAAAAACTCGGCGGCGGGCAGGTCGATGTTACCAATGGCAATTTTGTTTTTGAAGTGACCGAAGGCTATTTGCTGCAAGACGGCGTTATCGGCCGGCCAGTGCGCGGCGCGACGCTGGTCGGCAGCGGCAGCGCGGTCTTAAAAAGCATTGATCGGGTCGGCAATGATCTGCGTTTTATTTCCGGCGTTTGCGGCAAAGGCCAGACCGCGCCGGTTTCTGACGGACAGCCGACAGTGCGCATACCAAATTTGATCGTAGGCGGACAAAAATGATCGAACTGCAAAAGTATTTACAGTATGCCCGGGAGCGCGGCGCGGACGAAGCGGAGATTTTTCTGACCAGCGGCCGCGAAGAGAGCGCGGTCGTGCGGCAGAGGACGCTGGAAAAAGTTGAGTCCGCCGGTGACCGCGGATTGGCGGTCAGGGTTATCTGCCAAAAACGCGCGGGTTTTGCCTATACTTCCGCTTTGACCGACGCGGATATTCTGCGCGCGGTAGACATGGCTGTTGTCAATGCCGGTTATGCCGCGCGGGATAAATTGCTGGGACTGCCGCCGCCGGACGCCGGATGGAACCGTAGCAGTCAGAAAGCGCTGCGGATCTACTCTGCGTCCGCGGCCAAACTGTCTTTGCTGGAATTAACGGACTGGGCGAAACGCGCCGAACGCGCGGCTTATGAATTTGACAGCCGGATTTTTGCCACGGAGTCCGCGGCGGCTTTTGCCGCGGCGGGGGAGACCCGTCTGGTAAACACCCACGGCGTTGACGCGCGCAGCCGCAGAACGCTCTGCGGACTCTCGCTGGAGATCGCCGCGAAGTCCGGCGCAAAAATGGAAGCGGCTTATGATTTTCAGTACGCTGTGTCTCCCGCCAAAATCGCGCCGGAAAAGATCGGCCGCCGCGCCGCTGAACGCGCGGTGCGAATGCTCGATGCTGTGCCCGCGCAAACCGGCCGGTACGATTTGCTTTTAACGCCCTCCGTAGCCCGCGATTTTTTGTCGGTGTTGACCGAACTTTTCAGCGCGGAAAATGTCCTGCGCCAAAAATCGCTTTTCCGCGGCAAATTAGGCCGGCAGGTGGCCTCGGCAAAAATTACGCTTGTCGATGATCCGCGTTTGCCGGCCTTGAGCGGCTCATTCCTCTACGACGGCGAGGGCGTGCCCGGGCGTAAAAGGATTCTCATCAAAAACGGTCAGCTAAGAGATTTTTTTTATGATGGTTATTCCGCGCGCCAAAGCGGCGTGCCATACGCGGGCAATGCCGCGCGCGCCTCGATTTTCAGCGAGCCAGTTATCGGCGCGAGCAATCTTTATTTTCAGGCCGGTAAATTGACCAGACCAAACATCATCAAAAGTATCGGCCGCGGCGCGCTGATCGAAAATATCATGGGGCTGCATACGGCCGATCCGGTGTCCGGCGAGTTTTCTTTCGGCGCGTCCGGGCAGCTCATCAAGGACGGTAAACTGGCCGCGCCGGTCAAAGACATGGCCATCGCCGGCAATCTGACGGATTTATTAAAGTCCGTGAAAGCCTGCGGCAGTGATCTGGAATTCGCAGGTCATTACGGATCACCGAGTATCTGGATCTCCAGTATTATGGTGGCGGGGAAATAAGCTAAACAACTTCGCGCAGGGCCTGTTCGAGGATCTGCTCCGCGGCCTGTTCATAAGCGGGCAGGATTTTGTCATTGTCCTGACCGGTGGTCTCATAATAATAACGAAATTTGGTCTCCGTGCCGGAAGAGCGCAGCAGTATCCAGCTGTCGTCCTCAAAGATAAATTTTAGGCCGTCCGCGGACAAAATCTGGCTGATCTTTTTCGCTTCGCCGTTGATCATAACGACAGAACCAATTTTGTAACCGGTCTTGATGTTTTCAATAACAGCCTGACGGAGCCGCTGCCATTCGGTGATAGAAATATTCTCGATAGTCCGACCGCTTTTACCCGGATAATAATAGCCATATTTTTCCTGCAGCTCGCTGTACAGCGCGGAAAGATTTTTGCCGCTTTCCAGCACGGCGGACAGCGCGACGAGAAAACCGATAATGCCGTCTTTTTCCAGAGTATGGCCGATAAAACTAATGCCGTCGCTTTCCTCAAAAGCGACAGCCGCCCGCTGCTGCGCCAAAGGCGCGCGGAAATTTTTGAAGCCGACAGCGGTTGACTCGACAGGCAGGTTTTCCTGACGGGCGATAGCGGCCGCGAAACCGGAACTGGCCACGGAAGTGGCGACGCCCTGGAGCAAGCCCCGCTTGATCGCGTAATCCAGCGCTATGGCGGAAAACATATTCATATCGATGTCCAAATTTCGGTCAGCAAATCTGATGCGGTCGGCGTCCGGATCAAGAGCCGCGGCCAGCGTCAGCGGCTTGTCTGATCTTTGCAGCTCGGCGATCAACGGTTCTTGATTAGCGGCGGACGGCTCAGGCTTCACACCGTGAAAAGAATAATCCGTCTCCGTATTTCGGAAACGAATGTCGAGCTGGCTAATAATGTCTTCACCGAAAATTGCCTCAAACACACCGCGTGATGCGCCGTGCATGTTATCGATGATCAGTGTGATTTTGTCTTTGTTAGCCAGGAGCAATTCTTTTAATTTGGCCAGATCAATGATCTGGCTTTTTTGCAGAAAATCCAGATAAATGTAGACGGGAAAAATTTCTTCATTCAGCGTCACGTCAATTTCTGCAGCTGGTTGAAAATCGGCGGTTTGCATATATTCATTGGCGCGGCCTTGAACAAGGCTGGTGATTTCCAGTCCGGCCGGCCCGCCGTCCGCTGGATTGAATTTCAGACCCGCGTAGTCCATCGGATTGTGCGACGGCGTGAAATTGAGCGAGCCGGCCGCGCCTAATTCCGTAACGACAGCCGAGCCGATACCGGTCGGACATTCTCCGGCAGCGTAGGTTCTGATGCCGGCCGCGTGCAATTCAGCTATGGCCGCGGCCATAAATTCCTCACCCAGGTAACGATTGTCACGAAAAACCACAAGGCCGCGTTCCTGCACCTCGGCAAAACAGCTATAATTGTTGACCGCCAAAAATGCAGCGGTTTGCATTGTATCGATTATCGCGCGGGTAACTTTTTTTACATTATGTATGGTGAAATCTTCGCCGATGCGCCCGCGCCAGCCGGAAGTGCCAAATTCTACTGTAGCCGGCGCGCGGCTGACGCGCGCCTGTGCGCCCATTTGCTCACGGATTTTGGCGATGGCTGTTTGGCAAACCGCTTTTTCTTCTGCGGCGCTGGTGCGGTTTTGCCGGTCGCCGAGTTTTAGCGCGTTTGCCCAGGATAATGTTTCTGTTTCTTCAATCGGGAGAGTGATTACTTTGTTCAGCATAACGCGTCCCTTCAATTTAATTTCCCCCGCCCTGAAATTTTAGCGATTATATGGCAGGCGATTTTAAAAATCAATGTTTCCTGTTAAAATTCCCAGACGATGAGTACTAAATTAATGCTGGTTATACTTGACGGCTGGGGGATCAACCACAACAAAACCGAGAGCGCGATCGAAGCGGCTGACACGCCGAATATGGATAAATACTGGCGGGACTATCCGCACACGACACTGCGCACGGACGGCGAGGCGGTCGGCCTGCCGGACGGACAAATGGGCAATTCCGAAGTCGGGCACTTGAATCTTGGCGCGGGGCGTGTTGTTTATCAAGAGCTGACCCGGATTTCCAAAGCGATCCGCGACGGAGATTTTTTTCAAAACAAGGAATTGCTGGCGGCGGCGGAAAATTGCCGCAAAAATAATTCCGCGCTGCATTTAATGGGCTTATTTTCCGACGGCGGTGTACATTCGCATCTGGAGCATTTATACGGTCTGCTGGAGCTGGCCAAACGCAGCGGTTTAAATAAAGTTTTTGTACACGCTTTTCTAGACGGCCGCGATGTGCCGCCGCGTTCGGCCAAAGAGTTTTTCACGCAATTTGCCAAAAGGTCTAAAGAAATCGGCGTCGGCCAGATAGCGACGATCACCGGACGTTACTACGCGATGGATAGAGACAACCGCTGGGAGCGGGTGCGGCAGGCTTACGAGATGCTCACCGAATTAAAAGGTTACGCGGCGGCAGACGCTCAGTCCGCCCTGGACGCCGCTTACGCGCGCGACGAAAACGACGAGTTCGTCAAACCAACGATCGTCTCCGGAGCCGAGCCTGTCCGGGACGGCGATGCTGTGGTGTTTTTCAACTTCCGCCCCGACCGCGCGCGCGAGATCACCCGCGCTTTTGTCGATCAGGATTTTCAGGGTTTTGCGCGCCAGCTCTGGCCGCAGACGCATTTTGTCTGCCTGACCCTGTATGACGAGACTATTGCCGCGCCGGTCGCTTTTGCCAAAGAAGCAATTACAAATTGTCTGGCCGAAATTTTGAGCAAGCGGGGCTTAAAGCAGCTGCACACTGCCGAGACGGAAAAATACGCGCATGTGACTTTTTTCTTTAACGGCGGACGGGAAGAGCCGTATCCTGGCGAAGACCGGATACTTGTCGCTTCGCCCAAAGTAGCGACATATGATCTACAGCCGGAAATGTCCGCGCCTGAAGTGACCGACAAAGCGGAGGCGGCGGTCAAGTCCGGCAAATATGAGGCGGTCATTTTGAATTTTGCCAATTCCGATATGGTCGGGCATACCGGCGTTTTTGCCGCCGCGCAAAAAGCGGTCGAGGCTGTGGACAAATGCGTGGGACGTCTGGTCGCCGCGGTGCGGGAACAGGGCGGAGAATTATTGATTACCGCGGATCATGGCAACTCTGACCAGATGCTGCGGGACGGTAAGGTTTGGACAGCCCATTCACTGAATCCCGTGCCGCTTATTTACGTGACGGACAAGAAAAACCTGACGCTGCTCTCCGGCGGAGCGCTTGCCGATATCGCGCCGACTATGTTAAAAATACTGGGTATACCGCAGCCTCCAGAATTTACCGGAAGGAGTTTACTGGCATGATATTTTATTTAGTCTTGCAGCAGCTTTCCGCGGCGCTCTTGATCATCGCCGTGATGCTGCACTCCGCCAAGGCCGACGGCATAGCCGGTATCGGCGGTCAGGCCAATGTTTACGGCAGCGCGCAAAAAGAAATGGAAAAAGGACTCGACCAATTCACGCTGGTCACCGCGGTTTCTTTTATTGTTTTCTCGCTGCTGATTTCCTGGAATTCTTGAAGATGTATTGATGGCGCTCCCTTCGCCGGTGTATCCGCGGGATGCCTCCACTCCCTAATAACGGGCTTGTAGTCAGGGAGTGAAGTTGACGGTGGCTGAGCGGAGTCGAAGCCACCGCTACAACAATAATTCTTGAACGATCGTTTCCATTTGCAGACCGCGCGAGCCTTTGCACAAAACAACGTCGCCCGGGCGCAAAGTTTCTTTTAATTTTTTTACCAGCGCGCCTTTGTCCGTAAAATGTTCCTGCTGCGGGATATTGGCGGACAATTGGCCGCAGGTGTACACCATATCCAGACCGGCTGTGTTGATCTGCTTGTGCAGGGTTTCCGCCCAGCCGCCGAGTTCCAGCATGTCGCCCAGCACAGCGATGCGCCGCGCGGCCGGTGTCTCGCGCAGGGCTTGCAGGGCAAAATTCACCGCGTCGGGATTGGCATTGTAGGTGTCGTCGATCAGCGTCAGGCCGTTG
Proteins encoded in this region:
- a CDS encoding TldD/PmbA family protein, with protein sequence MLEQKLVQKTLKTALRAGHQFAEVFAEYKTAFSAGLDNGQLERIRSGVDCGCGFRVINGAQTYYGFVNSLRAEDILALAERISALAARSGRKTLADFSRKNYQTAADQKTVGEKIELLRAAEKTARRFSKKICQVTARFGESEQKVFIANTEGVWSTDTRARRRFLVQCVAKQGGDLQTGYEAAGFSGGWGDFALRRAEDLAEIAAARAVLLLSAPQAPAGAMPVVLSGEAGGTMIHEACGHALEADFIYKKTSIFTDTLGAQLFPKCVTIIDDGTLAGLYGTAACDDEGTPARKNILIKAGKVSGFMNDRLHAGLLKHRLSGNGRRESYRYAPLPRMTNTYLAAGADDPAEIIRSVEKGLFVKKLGGGQVDVTNGNFVFEVTEGYLLQDGVIGRPVRGATLVGSGSAVLKSIDRVGNDLRFISGVCGKGQTAPVSDGQPTVRIPNLIVGGQK
- a CDS encoding ribonuclease HI family protein, which gives rise to MKGRGFVDGGARGNPGPAGAGAVLLGAKPLTISEYLGTATNNVAEYTALILLLRQAAELGYSELEVFADSELMVRQINGQYRVKDEKLRGLYFQAAELIAKLQKFSLTHVPRAQNKEADKLVNEAIDRGR
- a CDS encoding TldD/PmbA family protein; the encoded protein is MIELQKYLQYARERGADEAEIFLTSGREESAVVRQRTLEKVESAGDRGLAVRVICQKRAGFAYTSALTDADILRAVDMAVVNAGYAARDKLLGLPPPDAGWNRSSQKALRIYSASAAKLSLLELTDWAKRAERAAYEFDSRIFATESAAAFAAAGETRLVNTHGVDARSRRTLCGLSLEIAAKSGAKMEAAYDFQYAVSPAKIAPEKIGRRAAERAVRMLDAVPAQTGRYDLLLTPSVARDFLSVLTELFSAENVLRQKSLFRGKLGRQVASAKITLVDDPRLPALSGSFLYDGEGVPGRKRILIKNGQLRDFFYDGYSARQSGVPYAGNAARASIFSEPVIGASNLYFQAGKLTRPNIIKSIGRGALIENIMGLHTADPVSGEFSFGASGQLIKDGKLAAPVKDMAIAGNLTDLLKSVKACGSDLEFAGHYGSPSIWISSIMVAGK
- a CDS encoding ABC transporter ATP-binding protein/permease, with the translated sequence MFKIKELLGLSDAGYRDFRRGVLACVLTNLLLLLSFAVIIQTIITLLEPLLNGEPLNILKLWLLLGAGLAAGILYFFAYHNEYHKTYTVSYSESEKIRLEVAEHLRRLPLSFFNHKDLAELTTNIMADCTTIEHVMSHVLPGLSADIIAAALACGALALYDWRMALALFAALPLSLGLILGGRKIQTVFGERSVQAKLNVSEQVQEYLDGIKVIKAFGLSGEKSKALETALRSMAREAFKFEWISGACIVLSMMILQVGLGLVTLIGTLLLTGGSLDVIKLLIFIIISARIYSPLIVVLTLLPELFYFLISTRRMQALRREPLLTGAEDIVLPDYNIEFKEVCFAYNNQDVLKNVNLKIPQNGVTALVGPSGSGKTTIARLIARFWDVRSGEILIGGQNIRGIEPERLLNYMSFVFQDVILFNDTALGNIRIGRQNASDAQVRAAAKMARCDEFIRALPQGYATILGENGCTLSGGERQRLSIARALLKDAPIVLLDEATASLDPENETQIQAAISELVKGRTVIVIAHRLRTVLGADKIAVFDNGRLVEAGSASELLAKNKLFARLYKLQQESLGWTVKR
- the rpe gene encoding ribulose-phosphate 3-epimerase codes for the protein MVIIAPSILSADFAELRKDVALAEKAGAPWLHLDIMDGHFVPNLTFGAAVVAALRPRTKLFFDAHLMIENPEKYLTAFAAAGADLICVHLETLQDPVKVLRQIKALGKKAGLAINPDQNFERLQPYLPELDLALFMSVWPGFAGQKFIAGCLPEITKCRAYITAQSLPVDIEIDGGINRATAPAAIAAGANVLVAGSAIYQAADPAAEIQHFISL
- a CDS encoding ABC transporter ATP-binding protein/permease; this translates as MSETKPRRTGLARLWELALRKKALTISACVLSVLSSVISFLPFIAVYYIIRELAAHYADLSALNAAYLLKLGWLAAGGAVAAIALNFGALMCSHLAAFTTLYQLKLDFARHIAALPLGFHTSHSTGQLRKIVDENIEKLETFIAHQLPDLAASSAMPVIALLVLFWFDWRLGLASFAPIALAYFIQAKAFGSKAAQKFIKRYQDSLEEMNTAAVEYVRGIAVVKVFNQTIFSFRKFYETIKNYGRFCLDYTLSFGNYMVLFMLIIGNVYIFLLPVIIWLAGRAADYPQFALSAVFYLIFSVSLATPFTKLLYVSQTGRQIADGIERLDKILDTPPLPETQSPQTTNNYAISFENVTFTYNDNSAALSGVSFTARPGEITALVGPSGGGKSTIAHLIPRFYDAQSGAVKIGGVDIREMTNEYLLSLVSFVFQDVFLFKQSIADNILIGNKNASRVEVIAAAKAAQCHQFIEKLPQGYATVIGAQNIHLSGGEKQRLVLARAVLKNAPILVLDEATAFADPENEHKIQLALEKLMRKKTVIIIAHRLSTVRGADKILTLNRGKIVEEGTHETLIAARGLYSRMWKQSASALDWTLSSGSTGKEQTGV